From Xylanivirga thermophila, one genomic window encodes:
- the tyrS gene encoding tyrosine--tRNA ligase has product MSNVFDTLKERGFIAQTTHEDEIRELLENENVTFYTGFDPTADSLHVGHFVQVMAMSHLQKAGHRPIVLVGGGTGMIGDPSGRTDMRKMMNREMVDHNVQAFKKQLSKFLDFSDDKAIIVDNADWLLNLNYIEFLREIGVHFSVNRMLTAECFKSRLERGLSFLEFNYMLMQSYDFLELYRRYGCRLELGGDDQWSNIISGADLVRRVEGASAYGMTFALLTTSEGKKMGKTMAGAVWLDPEKTSPYDFYQYWRNVDDADVEKCLALLTFLPMDEVKRLGNLPGEKKNGAKRILAFEVTKMVHGEEEAQKAQDAADALFSGGGDASAIPSTEVTIEAFKDNANILDLLILAGLVSSKGEGRRLVNQGGVYLNNERVEDIGYIATEDDVEDGAILLRKGKKTYHKIIIK; this is encoded by the coding sequence ATGAGTAATGTATTTGATACCCTGAAGGAGAGGGGATTTATAGCTCAGACGACGCATGAAGACGAAATAAGAGAACTTTTAGAAAATGAAAATGTTACATTTTATACAGGTTTTGATCCTACGGCTGACAGTCTGCATGTAGGTCATTTTGTACAGGTAATGGCAATGTCCCATCTTCAAAAGGCAGGACATCGTCCAATAGTATTGGTAGGTGGAGGAACCGGTATGATAGGGGATCCCTCTGGTAGAACCGATATGCGCAAGATGATGAATCGTGAGATGGTAGATCACAATGTGCAGGCCTTTAAAAAACAACTGTCGAAATTTCTGGATTTTTCAGATGATAAGGCCATAATAGTAGATAATGCCGATTGGCTTTTAAATCTCAATTATATAGAGTTTTTAAGGGAAATTGGTGTCCATTTTTCAGTAAATCGTATGCTTACTGCTGAATGCTTTAAAAGCAGGCTGGAGAGAGGTTTATCATTTTTGGAATTTAACTATATGCTCATGCAGAGCTATGATTTTCTAGAGCTCTATAGGAGATATGGCTGCAGATTGGAACTAGGTGGAGATGACCAGTGGTCCAATATAATATCAGGTGCCGATTTAGTTAGAAGGGTAGAAGGAGCATCTGCCTATGGTATGACTTTTGCCCTATTAACCACAAGTGAAGGCAAGAAGATGGGCAAGACCATGGCGGGGGCTGTGTGGTTGGATCCTGAAAAAACATCGCCCTATGATTTTTATCAATATTGGAGAAATGTTGACGACGCTGATGTGGAAAAATGTTTGGCATTACTTACGTTTCTGCCTATGGATGAAGTAAAGAGGCTCGGTAACTTACCTGGTGAAAAGAAAAATGGGGCAAAACGGATACTTGCATTTGAGGTTACCAAAATGGTGCATGGGGAAGAAGAGGCACAAAAGGCACAGGATGCTGCAGATGCTTTGTTTAGCGGTGGAGGAGATGCTTCTGCAATTCCTAGTACTGAAGTGACAATCGAGGCTTTTAAGGATAATGCCAATATATTGGATCTTCTCATATTAGCTGGACTTGTATCTTCAAAAGGTGAAGGGCGTAGACTGGTAAATCAGGGTGGAGTATACTTAAATAATGAAAGAGTTGAGGATATAGGGTATATAGCTACTGAGGATGATGTGGAAGATGGCGCGATACTTTTAAGAAAGGGTAAAAAAACATATCACAAAATAATAATAAAATAA
- a CDS encoding amidohydrolase → MNRIIIKGGEIYPIISDKFCGDIYVEDGRITGIYARGQEIPDFDGAITYDVSGCCVVPGLIDAHTHLGIFEECTGKIGQDNNETSYPVTPEVRGLDGINPNDIGFTDALRAGVTTVMSGPGSNNAVGGLNIAMKTYGSIIDKMVIKSPAGLKIAFGENPFTIYGERNMAPVTRMGVMSLIRAMFMRTQDYKRLKEKGHIKYRDMGMEHVLLALDGDIPVRAHAHRADDMVSAIRLKDEFNFQLIIEHGTEAHLIKEYLREKNVAVAIGPMLTPRVKMELKNRSYDTAVELARAGVKIAIMTDHPYNSVDQLRIVAILACRQGLPQNIALQAITINPASMLRIDDRVGTLELGKDADIVVLDGPPLDINSHVKIVFVEGKMAFNGDSDL, encoded by the coding sequence ATGAATAGAATAATAATTAAAGGTGGAGAGATCTATCCCATAATATCAGATAAGTTCTGCGGTGATATATATGTGGAGGATGGCCGTATAACAGGCATATATGCAAGAGGACAGGAAATACCTGATTTTGATGGTGCGATTACATATGATGTTTCGGGATGCTGTGTAGTACCAGGATTGATAGATGCTCATACCCATTTGGGCATATTTGAAGAGTGTACGGGGAAAATTGGGCAGGATAACAATGAAACATCATATCCGGTAACACCTGAGGTAAGGGGGTTAGATGGCATAAATCCCAATGATATAGGTTTTACAGATGCACTCAGGGCGGGAGTTACTACGGTTATGAGCGGTCCTGGAAGTAATAATGCTGTAGGCGGGCTCAATATAGCTATGAAAACGTATGGCAGTATAATAGATAAGATGGTCATAAAAAGTCCTGCAGGGCTTAAAATTGCATTTGGGGAAAATCCCTTTACCATATATGGTGAAAGAAATATGGCACCTGTTACTCGCATGGGTGTAATGTCACTTATTCGGGCTATGTTCATGCGTACCCAGGATTATAAACGTTTAAAGGAGAAAGGACATATAAAATACCGGGATATGGGTATGGAACATGTATTGTTGGCTCTTGATGGGGATATTCCTGTAAGGGCCCATGCACATAGGGCCGACGATATGGTAAGTGCTATTAGGCTCAAAGATGAATTTAATTTTCAACTCATAATAGAGCATGGAACGGAGGCCCATCTTATAAAGGAATATCTAAGGGAGAAAAATGTAGCCGTGGCAATAGGGCCTATGCTGACGCCTAGAGTAAAGATGGAGTTAAAGAACAGAAGCTATGATACTGCAGTAGAACTTGCCAGGGCGGGAGTTAAGATTGCCATTATGACCGATCATCCATATAATTCAGTAGATCAGCTGCGTATTGTAGCTATACTTGCCTGTAGGCAGGGTTTGCCTCAGAATATAGCACTACAGGCTATTACCATAAATCCTGCCAGTATGCTTAGAATAGACGATAGGGTAGGGACATTGGAACTGGGAAAAGATGCCGATATAGTGGTTTTGGATGGTCCTCCCCTTGATATAAATTCCCATGTAAAAATTGTATTTGTGGAGGGTAAAATGGCATTTAATGGTGATAGTGATTTGTAA